The genomic region TATGTTAGGTCATGGAAATGACGGCGATGGATCTATTCCTAGCCAGGGGACAATAGTTATGGTTCAAGGTGCTCGAGGAATATCTGCTGCATCTGCAACATCCTTAATTACAACTCCACTTGACACTATAAAGACCTGACTACAGGTTCATCTTATATTTTCATTAAATATTTGCCATTGAAACTATTACTATATGATTCCATATTTCCATGACAGTGACATAATATAAAATTTGTGTTAAAAAAAGGGAATTTGGTTCTCCCTAAATCCCATGGATTACTTTCCATTTAGGATGTCTCTAGTGAAGATTGTAACCTAATTAATAGGTATGAATGATTATTATCCAATGTAGAATGTTTATACTTTACTGTTAGTTTAACATATAAATCACTACAAAAAAGCACATCAACAAGTAACTCTTTTTCTTTCTAAGGTTACACTAACCACTGATCTCAAAACTCACAAACTTGATTTTGTTTTCGTGTCTATATTTTAATGGAGTTGCAAGTTTGCCTTCTCGTGAACTACCCGAAACACTATTCTAACAGTCCAGAAGACACTCTTGCTCTACTTTATGCAGCTCAGGTAATTCAAAGGCTATTATCGTCTTTCTGCCATATTTGTTTTGGTCAATGTTTTGTTCTTGACTTAATAATATTTTGACACTCTTGCTCTCACAAACTTATACATTTTTTTCTTGTTGAATTTGTGCAGAGTGCATAGCTCACCTAGAGCAAGCATTGAATTTATTCATGGAAATTGGAAGACTCAGCATGTCTGCCAGATATTGCAAGGTACATCATATGTTTGCAGGCGCGCTATCATGTTACTATAAATCAACTTTTCTCATGATTTAAACCCTCTTAATTTCAAAATATAAGTCAGTTCATATGATTTATTGATTCTTCCTTTTCTTTAGGTTTAGCCAGCATAgtttatacattatatatattaaatatcaACTTTCTTATGCATTAGAGCTTGAATAATGTGCTTTGTttattcttttttaatttttccattttttttctttttaaccctTATGCTTTTCATCTATTACAACTTTTCCGTTTAACGTTTCGGTCTaaatttgcgagttaacatgCTGGTTCCACGTTTTTACATGGTTCAACCTTTTTATGTCTATTTTCCCAGTTTAAAGGTCCCGTCGCAACACGCGGGTTCTaagtcgacttagttattatttatcatgttttacgtttcggtctaatttttGCGTGTTAACACGTCGCAACACGCGGGTTTTTTTATGTCTGCTTTCCGTTCTGTTTAACAATCTCGCCGCAAAGTGTGGTCCGATACCCCCTTCAACACACATATTCGATAAAACGTTTCAACATTACTTTTTTCACGGTTTTACACCTCGCCGCAACACGGTGGCTTAATGCTAGTGTTGTATTTAAATATCAAGAAATTTAAAAATCTGAATGTAAAGGTAACTAGTAAATTGTCATCACTCTTTGCAGGAAATTGCTGAATTATACGAACAGGAGCAAAATTTGGAGCATGCCATAGCTTACTATGATAAAGCAGCCGATCTTTTCCAAGGTGAAGAAGTGACACCTTCTGCAAACCAGTGCAAACAGAAAATTGCACAATTTTCAGCTCAACTAGAACAGTAAGTCGTACCTTTTATCTGTATGGATCCTCTTATATTTTTAATTGAATTacttagataaaaataagcaaatcgcAAGAGTTGAAGTTtgatgttttagttaaggggctaaacatgtcattattaaggttgaggggctaaagttgtttattatttAAGTTGAGGAGTTAAAGTTGTTTAGTTAAGGGGTTAAACATGTCATCACTAAAGTTGAGGGACATGGCCGACCCTggggggtgggcggggaggaccaccggccagggcccgatatttcgagggGCACGTTTCTTTATGaaaaaacccgatatgtatatgtaaaatatttttttaatggagtacacccatacaaacaccaacataggcccccTTAGAAAACTAtccttatggtttagattagttattaacccctttggcattaggtctagacctttagtgagcccaatacccaatttcgttaaggccgcACATTTTTCGAGCTTGAACAGGGTACCCAAATTCTCAGGGCCGGACCTGTTGAGGggctgattttttttattattaaagtagatgggctaaagttgtttgatgttGACAAAATAGCATATTTATAGTTAATAGTATATATAATATAACCTCACAATTTGTCTCCAGGTATAAGAAAGCTATAGAGATTTGCGATGAGATAGCACGACAGTCGCTCAATAATAACTTGCTAAAATACGGTGTTAGAGGGCATCTACTGAATGTTGGCATTTGCCAACTCTGTAAAGGCGATGTTGCAATCACAAATGCAAGTGAGCGTTACCAGGTCAACTTTGACTTTTTTCCAAACGTCTTAATTGTTCATTACAAAATTTTGATCTGTTGACTGAAAATGTCAATTGTTTATGCAGGAATTGGACCCCACGTTTTCAGGAACACGCAAATACAAATTGCTCGCGGTATGTTACTGAAAACTTGTTTGTTGTTCTGGGACAAACTTGTAACAGGTTTAAGGTTTTTTTTCTGTTTTATGGCAGGATATAGCTGCTGCTATGGACGAAGATGATGTTGCAAAGTTCACTGATGCTGTCAAGGAGTTTGACAGCATGACTAAACTGGTAATAATAACTTTATTGTGGTCATATATCACACAAGATAGGTATTAATGCTGCAAATGAACTGACCGTTCAGTGAACAATTTGTGAACCGTTTGGCAGGAAGTTCATTTGAGTTCGTTAGTGAATGTTCTTGGAACGTTTCGGTCAATGCTTGTGAATGGGGATTTGATTGAAGAAGGTGATCCATGTGTTCCGGTTCAGTGGGAATGGGCGACTTGCAGCGGAAGTAATCCTCCAATAATCACCAAACTGTGAGTTCAATTGTTATTGTATATGTTAAGTTATAGATATATCATATACACTAATATGATTAAACAGCGTATTGTCAGGATCAAATTTAGAAGGTGAAATTCCGTGAGCGATCAGAGACTTGGAAGAGTT from Helianthus annuus cultivar XRQ/B chromosome 10, HanXRQr2.0-SUNRISE, whole genome shotgun sequence harbors:
- the LOC110881558 gene encoding alpha-soluble NSF attachment protein-like; the encoded protein is MELQVCLLVNYPKHYSNSPEDTLALLYAAQVIQRLLSSFCHICFECIAHLEQALNLFMEIGRLSMSARYCKEIAELYEQEQNLEHAIAYYDKAADLFQGEEVTPSANQCKQKIAQFSAQLEQYKKAIEICDEIARQSLNNNLLKYGVRGHLLNVGICQLCKGDVAITNASERYQELDPTFSGTRKYKLLADIAAAMDEDDVAKFTDAVKEFDSMTKLSSMKTSIILQIHDRLKAARDRQKS